The following coding sequences are from one Beggiatoa alba B18LD window:
- a CDS encoding Fic family protein, with translation MKIPESPPPFEKFFNQKDMTKIISIITNAKVGPEDIKGRYLHWEKLKHLIPPEGLTSEEYWFATKIARQHISKKLSFTDKHGKPFSFCVPDSLYKELHWLDKNAAGSIIMNQPITNPHTRDTYLISSLMEESISSSQLEGASTTRNVAKEMLRQGREPKDHSEKMIFNNYQAMRVIRDYKEEDLTPSLILHLHEVLTKGTLDNPEKAGKFRDESDDIHVVDASKVEILHTPPRANELAMRIQKLCDFANKIHEDPFIHPVIQAIILHFMIGYDHPFVDGNGRTARALFYWAMAKHGYWLMEFVSISSIIKQAPIQYGNAYLHTETDNNDMTYFLVHQTGVIRKGISALHDYLSKKSLEIEEVEKWLENSEAKGQLNHRQLSLLKHALKNPTFIYRIQEHQASHAISYQTARTDLLKMSDDLNLLRKRKYGNSFVFVVPPDLKDKLINGKRKGSTKEAGF, from the coding sequence ATGAAAATTCCTGAAAGCCCGCCGCCGTTTGAAAAATTTTTTAATCAAAAAGATATGACGAAAATCATATCTATTATCACGAATGCAAAAGTAGGTCCTGAAGACATCAAAGGGCGTTATTTGCATTGGGAAAAACTCAAGCATCTGATACCCCCTGAGGGATTAACCAGCGAAGAATATTGGTTTGCCACTAAAATCGCTAGGCAACATATCTCTAAAAAATTATCTTTTACAGATAAACACGGCAAGCCATTTTCATTTTGTGTGCCAGATAGTTTATATAAGGAGTTACATTGGTTAGATAAAAATGCAGCGGGCAGCATTATCATGAATCAGCCCATTACTAATCCACATACACGAGATACTTACTTAATAAGTTCTCTGATGGAGGAATCGATTAGTTCAAGCCAGCTTGAAGGTGCATCAACCACTAGAAACGTTGCAAAGGAAATGTTGCGACAAGGGAGAGAACCTAAAGATCATAGTGAGAAAATGATTTTTAATAATTATCAAGCGATGAGAGTTATTCGGGACTACAAAGAGGAAGATTTAACGCCCTCTTTAATTCTTCATCTGCATGAGGTACTGACAAAAGGGACATTAGATAATCCAGAAAAAGCAGGCAAATTCAGAGATGAATCGGATGACATTCATGTGGTAGATGCCAGTAAAGTTGAAATACTGCATACACCACCCCGCGCCAACGAATTAGCAATGCGAATTCAGAAGCTTTGTGATTTTGCAAATAAGATACATGAAGACCCATTTATTCATCCAGTGATTCAGGCGATTATCCTACATTTTATGATTGGTTATGATCATCCCTTTGTTGATGGAAATGGTAGAACTGCTAGAGCCTTATTTTATTGGGCAATGGCAAAACATGGTTATTGGTTAATGGAGTTTGTATCGATTTCTAGCATTATTAAACAAGCACCTATTCAATATGGGAATGCCTATTTGCACACAGAAACAGATAATAATGATATGACTTACTTTCTAGTTCATCAGACTGGTGTGATTAGAAAAGGGATAAGTGCGTTACATGATTATTTGTCTAAGAAATCCTTAGAAATTGAAGAAGTAGAAAAATGGTTAGAAAATTCAGAGGCAAAAGGACAATTAAATCACAGACAATTGTCTTTATTAAAACATGCGTTAAAAAATCCAACCTTTATCTATCGTATCCAAGAACATCAGGCATCCCATGCTATTAGTTACCAAACAGCAAGGACGGACTTATTAAAAATGTCAGATGATTTAAATTTACTGAGAAAAAGAAAATATGGTAACTCTTTCGTTTTTGTTGTTCCGCCAGATTTAAAAGATAAGTTGATTAATGGTAAAAGAAAGGGTAGTACTAAAGAAGCTGGGTTTTAG
- a CDS encoding NADH-quinone oxidoreductase subunit B family protein has translation MSVMTRLQSQYERPTVAVHKFSSCDGCQLAFLNLGETLIKLTELVDIVHFVEAGANQPERAVDIAFVEGSISTPEEAERIKAVRQNSRYLIAIGACAIAGGIQALRNGQDVPAWTRAVYQHPEAIESLATATSLAQHVRVDFELQGCPINSFQLLSAIRALLFGVEPPRDQDKLCAECKRSGKACVMVTQQLPCMGAVTRTGCGVLCPHQSRDCYACYGPAENVNTQALIQQFQLLGVSPSVISQRFALFNNQSPAFARATQEAKNL, from the coding sequence ATGAGTGTCATGACGAGGTTGCAGTCTCAGTATGAGCGACCAACGGTTGCAGTGCATAAGTTTAGTTCCTGTGATGGTTGTCAGTTGGCGTTTTTAAATTTGGGAGAAACGTTGATTAAACTCACTGAGTTGGTCGATATTGTGCATTTTGTGGAGGCTGGGGCGAATCAGCCTGAACGAGCAGTCGATATTGCCTTTGTAGAAGGGAGTATTTCTACACCTGAGGAGGCAGAGCGGATTAAAGCTGTGCGTCAGAATAGTCGCTATTTAATCGCTATCGGTGCGTGTGCAATTGCTGGTGGGATTCAGGCGTTGCGGAATGGGCAGGATGTGCCTGCATGGACTCGTGCCGTTTATCAGCATCCTGAGGCGATTGAGTCGTTGGCAACGGCTACGTCTTTAGCCCAGCATGTGCGAGTGGATTTTGAGTTACAGGGTTGTCCGATTAATAGTTTTCAGTTGTTAAGTGCGATTCGAGCGTTGTTGTTTGGGGTAGAGCCTCCGCGTGACCAAGATAAGTTATGCGCGGAGTGTAAGCGGTCGGGTAAGGCGTGTGTGATGGTGACACAGCAATTGCCTTGTATGGGGGCGGTAACGCGCACGGGGTGCGGGGTGTTGTGTCCGCATCAGTCACGGGATTGTTATGCATGTTATGGGCCTGCGGAGAATGTGAATACGCAGGCATTAATCCAGCAGTTTCAGCTGCTTGGAGTGAGTCCATCGGTAATTTCTCAGCGGTTTGCGTTGTTTAATAATCAATCTCCCGCGTTTGCGCGAGCCACTCAGGAGGCTAAGAATTTATGA
- the xseB gene encoding exodeoxyribonuclease VII small subunit, with product MATRKTANTNSYKTNYDKLKTIADTMRETENIDIDQLIPLVEEASKAYKVCQERIEAVEKVLKGVE from the coding sequence ATGGCAACCCGAAAAACAGCAAATACAAACAGCTATAAAACAAACTATGACAAACTAAAAACCATCGCCGACACCATGCGCGAAACTGAAAACATAGACATAGACCAACTGATACCCCTCGTAGAAGAAGCCAGCAAAGCCTATAAAGTCTGTCAAGAACGGATTGAAGCGGTAGAAAAGGTATTGAAGGGGGTGGAGTAA
- the rsmA gene encoding 16S rRNA (adenine(1518)-N(6)/adenine(1519)-N(6))-dimethyltransferase RsmA translates to MSQSNMFPQPRKRFGQNFLHDTYVIQRIIQSFAPRAGQSVVEIGAGRGALTLPLLEILGQLTVVEIDRDLASLLQQACAKLGELRLYQADALRFDFGELAQAGQSLRIIGNLPYNISTPLLFHLLSFAPVVSDMLFMLQKEVVDRMTAEPDSADYGRLSVALQYRCHVEKLFNVGAGSFTPAPKVESSIVQLIPYQTLPYPANDEAIFQRVITSAFAQRRKTLRNNLKSLLSDAQIQQAEIDPQIRAETLSVADFVRLANIVQASI, encoded by the coding sequence ATGAGCCAGTCCAATATGTTCCCGCAACCGCGTAAACGGTTCGGACAGAATTTTTTACATGATACTTATGTAATTCAACGAATTATCCAGTCTTTTGCGCCGCGTGCTGGTCAGTCAGTTGTCGAAATTGGCGCGGGGCGGGGGGCGTTGACTTTACCCTTGTTGGAAATCTTGGGGCAGTTGACCGTTGTTGAGATAGATAGAGATTTAGCCAGTTTATTGCAACAGGCTTGTGCTAAATTGGGTGAGTTGCGTTTGTATCAGGCGGATGCGTTGCGCTTTGATTTTGGCGAATTGGCGCAGGCAGGTCAATCTTTGCGGATTATTGGTAATTTGCCGTATAACATTTCTACGCCGTTGTTATTTCATTTGTTAAGTTTCGCGCCTGTTGTTAGTGATATGTTGTTTATGTTGCAAAAAGAGGTGGTTGACCGTATGACGGCTGAACCTGATAGCGCGGATTATGGGCGGTTGTCGGTGGCTTTGCAGTATCGTTGTCATGTAGAAAAGTTATTTAATGTTGGTGCGGGGTCGTTTACGCCTGCGCCGAAAGTTGAATCGAGTATTGTGCAGTTAATCCCTTATCAGACATTGCCTTATCCTGCGAATGATGAGGCGATATTTCAGCGAGTGATTACGAGCGCGTTTGCACAACGACGGAAGACCTTACGGAATAATTTAAAAAGTCTGTTATCTGATGCGCAAATTCAGCAGGCAGAGATAGACCCGCAAATACGAGCGGAAACGTTAAGCGTTGCGGATTTTGTGCGTTTAGCGAATATTGTGCAGGCTTCTATATAA
- the folP gene encoding dihydropteroate synthase produces MTQTTLPPTAPLVMGILNVTPDSFSDGGKYTIKDNALRQAEQLIKEGAQILDIGGESTRPNAQPVEEQEELARVMPIIEAVLAEFPILVSVDTYKANVMRAAIQAGVQIINDIAALTETDSLQAVAESPNVTVCLMHKQGTPQTMQINPTYEDVSREVCDYLQARAQACLDAGIAKERIWLDPGFGFGKTPEHNLQLMNRLEQLTALNYPVLIGVSRKSLLGAVLHKPVTERLYGSLALAVLALSKGAKIIRTHDVAATVDIVKTTYAVLQEKTGD; encoded by the coding sequence ATGACACAAACCACCCTCCCACCGACTGCCCCACTCGTCATGGGTATCTTAAATGTTACGCCCGACTCCTTCTCTGATGGCGGTAAATACACAATCAAAGACAACGCCCTACGCCAAGCCGAACAACTCATTAAAGAAGGTGCGCAAATTTTAGATATTGGTGGCGAATCTACCCGCCCCAACGCCCAACCCGTCGAAGAACAAGAAGAACTTGCCCGCGTCATGCCGATTATCGAAGCCGTTTTAGCAGAATTTCCTATTCTCGTTTCCGTCGATACCTATAAAGCCAATGTGATGCGTGCCGCGATACAAGCAGGCGTGCAGATTATCAACGACATCGCCGCCCTTACTGAAACAGACAGTTTACAAGCTGTTGCCGAATCACCCAACGTGACTGTTTGCCTGATGCACAAACAAGGCACACCACAAACCATGCAAATTAATCCTACCTACGAAGACGTAAGTCGTGAAGTCTGCGACTACCTTCAAGCCCGCGCTCAAGCCTGTTTAGACGCAGGCATTGCCAAAGAACGCATCTGGCTCGACCCTGGATTTGGGTTTGGTAAAACCCCTGAACACAACTTACAACTGATGAACCGATTAGAACAACTCACCGCCTTAAACTACCCTGTACTTATTGGCGTATCGCGTAAATCGTTACTCGGCGCGGTGTTGCATAAACCCGTCACAGAACGACTTTATGGCAGTTTAGCCCTTGCCGTATTAGCGTTAAGCAAAGGCGCGAAAATCATCCGCACTCACGACGTAGCAGCAACGGTGGACATCGTTAAAACAACTTACGCAGTCTTACAAGAAAAGACAGGAGATTAA
- a CDS encoding HNH endonuclease: MDLKNYLQKFTHLGIDKSKRKTMGGDAPHKPLLLLSIIELINKGQIQQNQITLSPELIATFKENWLLLVTTKHTCQLIYPFFYLKNDGFWQLIPKPDCTQELQTVVRFSFNSLNAIVAYAELESDLFQLLLNPNSRYELQHCLLTQYFPETMALYLNKAQNKNNYLEQLETKMIQESATEYRIASEALKDEEEIFLRSQTFKKLIPRLYNDTCCISGWRLDNLWNLQMIDACHIIPFSISHDDTVSNGIALCPNLHRAFDRGLLTIDNDFKVKISPYLAENTNTNYGIKQFANQAILLPSDALFYPRLDNLKWHQENVFRA; the protein is encoded by the coding sequence ATGGACTTAAAAAATTATTTACAAAAATTTACCCATCTTGGCATTGATAAAAGTAAACGGAAAACCATGGGCGGAGATGCCCCCCATAAACCACTGTTATTGCTCTCTATTATAGAACTGATAAACAAAGGACAAATTCAACAAAATCAGATAACACTCAGTCCTGAACTTATCGCCACCTTTAAAGAAAATTGGTTACTATTAGTGACAACAAAACATACCTGTCAATTGATATACCCTTTTTTTTACTTAAAAAATGATGGTTTTTGGCAATTAATTCCGAAACCAGATTGCACACAAGAATTACAAACCGTTGTTCGTTTTAGTTTTAATAGCTTAAATGCAATAGTGGCGTATGCTGAGTTAGAGTCTGATTTATTTCAGCTTTTACTTAATCCAAATAGTCGCTATGAGTTACAGCATTGTTTATTAACACAATACTTTCCTGAAACCATGGCGTTATATCTGAACAAAGCACAGAATAAAAATAATTATTTAGAACAATTAGAAACAAAGATGATTCAAGAATCAGCCACTGAATATCGAATTGCGTCTGAAGCCTTAAAAGACGAAGAAGAGATTTTTTTACGTAGCCAGACTTTTAAAAAGCTGATTCCGCGTTTATACAACGATACTTGTTGTATCTCTGGCTGGCGGTTGGACAACCTATGGAATTTACAGATGATAGATGCTTGTCATATTATCCCTTTCAGTATTTCACATGATGATACGGTCAGTAATGGGATTGCTTTATGTCCGAACCTGCATCGAGCATTTGATAGAGGATTATTGACGATAGACAATGATTTTAAAGTAAAGATTTCGCCTTATTTGGCTGAAAACACCAATACAAATTATGGTATTAAACAATTTGCCAATCAGGCGATTTTATTGCCAAGTGATGCTTTATTTTATCCCCGATTAGATAATTTAAAGTGGCATCAAGAAAATGTGTTTAGAGCATAA
- the glgB gene encoding 1,4-alpha-glucan branching protein GlgB, producing the protein MTTGITTDIQRILSASHHDPFAVLGRHVQGKKCSIRVLLPQAQVVQILPAQLALTRLENTDFFEWVGNPHAVSSIYKIRWCDTLGQWHEQYDPYCFPPQLSEFDLHLFNEGKHRHAYTFLGAHPRIIDGVTGVLFAVWSPHAERVSVVGDFNQWDGRVHPMRVRGNSGVWELFIPDLPVESLYKFEIRQRGTGQITLKADPYAQGLEQRPRTACYVVPPTQHQWQDAQWLAERAQNQWLKRPMSIYEVHLGSWQRTETGEFLSYRELAPRLVAYVRELGFTHIELLPIAEHPYDPSWGYQVTGFYAPTSRFGSPDDFRYFVDYCHQHQIGVLLDWVAGHFPKDAHGLAQFDGTALYEYADPRKGEHKEWGTYVFNYARHEVRSFLISNALYWLKEFHIDGLRVDAVASMLYLDYSRKAGEWLPNAYGGNEHIEAIEFLRELNSITHAECIGTLMIAEESTSWAQVTRPTWVGGLGFSMKWNMGWMHDTLNYFSQDPIYRSYHHQLLTFGMLYAFSENFVLPFSHDEVVHGKRSLLDKMAGDTWQKFANLRLLYTYLWTYSGKKLLFMGCEFAQGREWSESRALDWELLNIPYHQGIQTLVKDLNHLYCQSPALHQLDFDRQGFAWIDCHDSAQSVIAYKRCAGESQLIIVLNFTPIPRHHYRIGVAQAGTYQEIFNSDSEYYQGSNVGNGELTAEAIAWMGETYSIELTLPPLAGVVLQWVE; encoded by the coding sequence ATGACGACAGGAATCACAACGGATATTCAGCGGATTTTATCTGCGTCACATCATGACCCGTTTGCAGTCTTAGGACGGCATGTGCAGGGTAAAAAGTGTTCTATCCGCGTGTTGTTACCACAGGCGCAAGTGGTGCAGATTTTACCCGCGCAATTGGCATTAACCCGTTTAGAAAATACCGATTTTTTTGAATGGGTGGGCAATCCTCATGCAGTATCAAGTATCTATAAAATTCGTTGGTGCGATACGTTGGGACAATGGCATGAGCAATATGACCCTTATTGTTTTCCACCACAATTAAGCGAATTTGATTTGCATTTGTTTAATGAAGGGAAACATCGCCATGCTTATACGTTTTTAGGGGCGCATCCGCGCATTATCGACGGTGTTACAGGCGTTTTATTTGCGGTTTGGTCGCCTCATGCAGAACGGGTGAGTGTTGTTGGTGATTTTAATCAATGGGATGGGCGCGTGCACCCGATGCGGGTACGGGGCAATAGTGGCGTGTGGGAGTTATTTATCCCTGATTTACCCGTTGAAAGTTTATATAAATTTGAAATTCGTCAGCGTGGAACAGGGCAAATTACATTAAAAGCTGACCCTTACGCGCAAGGTTTAGAACAACGTCCCCGCACCGCTTGCTATGTTGTTCCGCCAACGCAACACCAATGGCAAGATGCACAATGGCTCGCAGAACGCGCACAAAATCAATGGCTAAAGCGTCCTATGAGTATCTACGAAGTACATTTAGGCTCATGGCAACGCACAGAAACAGGCGAATTTTTATCTTATCGTGAATTAGCCCCGCGTTTAGTCGCTTATGTGCGTGAATTAGGCTTTACACATATCGAATTACTCCCCATTGCCGAACATCCTTATGACCCTTCATGGGGTTATCAAGTCACGGGATTTTATGCCCCAACCAGCCGATTTGGTTCACCTGACGACTTCCGCTACTTCGTCGATTACTGCCATCAACATCAAATCGGCGTGTTATTAGATTGGGTCGCGGGACATTTTCCCAAAGATGCGCACGGACTCGCCCAATTCGACGGCACAGCCCTATACGAATACGCCGACCCACGCAAAGGCGAGCATAAAGAATGGGGGACATACGTTTTTAATTATGCCCGCCATGAAGTGCGCAGTTTTTTAATCTCCAATGCCCTGTATTGGCTGAAAGAATTTCATATTGATGGCTTACGTGTCGATGCTGTTGCCTCAATGTTATATTTAGACTACTCCCGCAAAGCAGGTGAATGGTTGCCCAATGCTTACGGCGGTAATGAACATATTGAAGCCATTGAATTCTTACGTGAATTAAACAGCATTACCCATGCGGAATGTATCGGCACTCTAATGATTGCTGAAGAATCCACCAGTTGGGCGCAAGTGACCCGTCCGACATGGGTTGGCGGTTTAGGCTTTAGCATGAAGTGGAATATGGGCTGGATGCACGACACGCTTAATTATTTCAGCCAAGACCCAATTTATCGAAGTTATCACCATCAATTGCTAACCTTTGGAATGCTTTACGCCTTTAGTGAAAACTTTGTGTTACCTTTTTCCCATGATGAAGTTGTCCATGGAAAACGCTCACTATTGGACAAAATGGCGGGCGATACGTGGCAAAAATTTGCGAATTTACGCTTGCTATATACCTATTTATGGACATATTCAGGCAAGAAATTATTATTCATGGGCTGTGAATTTGCACAAGGGCGTGAATGGAGCGAATCGCGGGCATTAGATTGGGAATTATTAAACATCCCCTATCATCAAGGCATACAAACCTTAGTCAAAGATTTAAATCACTTATATTGCCAATCTCCAGCACTCCATCAATTAGATTTTGACCGCCAAGGCTTTGCATGGATAGACTGCCACGACAGCGCACAATCAGTGATAGCCTATAAACGCTGTGCAGGCGAATCACAATTAATCATCGTCTTAAATTTCACCCCTATCCCGCGCCATCATTACCGCATTGGCGTTGCGCAAGCGGGAACGTATCAAGAAATTTTCAACTCTGATTCCGAATATTATCAAGGTAGTAATGTAGGAAATGGCGAATTAACCGCAGAAGCTATCGCATGGATGGGCGAAACGTATAGTATTGAATTAACATTGCCACCACTGGCGGGGGTAGTGTTGCAGTGGGTGGAATAA
- a CDS encoding Ni/Fe hydrogenase subunit alpha produces MSDSTFSAVSTSQRSLTITVPALTRVEGEGGLDLVVKDGKITDLKLRIFEPPRYFEKFLEGRTFEQVLDIVARICGICPVAYQMSAVHAIESIFQVNISPWAREMRRLLYCGEWLESHNLHIHLLALPDFLGFKSALEMAGQYGEPLKRGLRLQHIGNDIIRLLGGRSVHPVGVRVGGFYHAPTVAQMSALKQKILEALPDAEALVRWTASLALPDYHQSFTTVCNRHAQEYPFNEGRLVSSDGLDIAIADYEQYFTELHVPHSTALHSTLRNAQGNEQSYLVGPLARVNLNYAQLPAAVRFNVEQTAVRFPSQNVFHSIVARAVEVHFALLEALRILENYQVPERPYVDITPRAGVGYGCTEAPRGMLWQRWELNERGEVISCKIVPPTSQNQMRIEEDLRDSLEEMGLQHSDEALRLRAEMIVRNYDPCISCATHFLKLNITRHAS; encoded by the coding sequence ATGAGTGATTCTACTTTTTCAGCCGTTTCGACCAGTCAGCGCAGTTTAACCATTACCGTGCCTGCTTTAACTCGAGTAGAGGGGGAGGGGGGTCTCGATTTGGTGGTGAAGGATGGCAAAATTACGGATTTAAAATTGCGGATTTTTGAGCCACCGCGTTATTTTGAGAAGTTTTTAGAGGGGCGAACATTTGAGCAGGTGCTTGATATTGTGGCGCGAATTTGTGGGATTTGTCCCGTTGCGTATCAGATGAGTGCGGTTCATGCGATTGAGTCAATTTTTCAGGTGAATATCTCGCCTTGGGCGCGGGAAATGCGCCGTTTGTTGTATTGTGGGGAGTGGTTAGAAAGTCATAATTTGCATATTCATTTGTTAGCCTTGCCTGATTTTTTAGGCTTTAAAAGTGCGTTAGAGATGGCGGGGCAGTATGGCGAGCCGTTAAAACGTGGGTTACGCTTGCAACATATTGGTAATGATATTATTCGTTTATTGGGCGGGCGGTCGGTGCATCCTGTTGGGGTGCGGGTGGGTGGTTTTTATCACGCGCCAACTGTTGCGCAGATGTCGGCGTTAAAACAGAAGATTTTAGAAGCCTTGCCCGATGCAGAAGCCTTAGTCCGTTGGACGGCATCGTTGGCATTACCTGATTATCATCAGTCATTTACAACGGTTTGTAATCGTCACGCGCAAGAGTATCCGTTTAACGAAGGGCGGTTAGTGTCTAGTGATGGGTTAGATATCGCAATTGCGGATTATGAGCAGTATTTCACTGAGTTACATGTCCCGCATTCGACGGCATTGCATTCTACTTTACGTAATGCTCAAGGCAATGAGCAGTCTTATTTAGTGGGCCCTTTGGCGCGGGTGAATTTGAATTATGCACAGTTGCCCGCTGCGGTGCGTTTTAATGTGGAGCAAACAGCGGTTCGTTTTCCGAGTCAAAACGTTTTCCATAGCATTGTCGCGCGGGCGGTTGAGGTGCATTTTGCTTTGTTGGAAGCCTTACGGATTTTAGAAAATTATCAAGTGCCTGAACGTCCTTATGTTGATATTACGCCCCGCGCTGGGGTGGGCTATGGTTGTACAGAAGCCCCACGTGGGATGTTGTGGCAACGTTGGGAATTAAATGAACGGGGGGAAGTGATTTCTTGCAAGATTGTTCCGCCAACCAGTCAGAATCAAATGCGTATTGAAGAGGATTTGCGCGATTCATTGGAGGAAATGGGCTTACAGCATAGCGATGAAGCATTGCGTTTACGGGCTGAAATGATTGTGCGTAATTATGACCCGTGCATTTCCTGTGCAACACATTTTCTTAAATTGAATATAACACGCCATGCAAGCTGA